From one Brachypodium distachyon strain Bd21 chromosome 4, Brachypodium_distachyon_v3.0, whole genome shotgun sequence genomic stretch:
- the LOC100828948 gene encoding uncharacterized protein LOC100828948: MAPLVISDEIRAKAEIYTGDAAGQEKTRLLLAETELPSGLLPLKDIIECGYVEETGFVWLKQKKKVDHYFAKAGRHVSYAADVSAVAEKGRLKKITGVKAKEMFMWVNLYEICVDEPPTGKIHCKAIGGISRSFPVEAFEAEDGGKVVATGRLMKKQSAVEGEDKKEEEEEKAAESTVEEEEKAAESAVEEEDKKEAAAAAAAVPESVEVKQQPPAPEKMKEMNAAVLHA, from the coding sequence ATGGCGCCGCTGGTGATCTCCGACGAGATCCGCGCCAAGGCTGAAATCTACACCGGCGACGCCGCAGGGCAAGAGAAGACCCGCCTCCTGCTAGCCGAAACAGAGCTCCCCAGCGGCCTCCTGCCCCTCAAGGACATCATCGAGTGCGGGTACGTGGAAGAGACGGGCTTCGTGTGgctgaagcagaagaagaaggtggacCACTACTTCGCGAAGGCCGGCCGCCACGTGTCCTACGCCGCCGAcgtctccgccgtcgccgagaAGGGCCGGCTCAAGAAGATCACGGGCgtcaaggccaaggagatgtTCATGTGGGTCAATCTGTATGAGATCTGTGTCGACGAGCCGCCTACGGGCAAGATTCATTGTAAGGCTATTGGGGGGATTTCACGGAGCTTCCCTGTTGAGGCCTTTGAGGCTGAGGATGGGGGCAAGGTTGTCGCCACTGGCCGGCTCATGAAGAAACAGAGCGCTGTTGAGGGAGAAgacaagaaggaggaggaggaggagaaggcggcggagagcaccgtcgaggaggaggagaaggcggcggagaGCGCCGTTGAGGAAGAGGAcaagaaggaggcggcggcggcggcggcggcggtgccggagAGCGTCGAGGTcaagcagcagccgccggcgccggagaagatgaaggagaTGAACGCCGCAGTGCTACATGCATGA
- the LOC100825667 gene encoding putative pectinesterase 63, whose protein sequence is MEGDKSKTPSFAIAFLVLLLLASSFPPATSQHQQASFVIGGNGGGGGNKPSSGSAGGGGGAGSFDDFITKNVQHYAVTEQLYASKAKANGGKLLDADLSAAEAAKVRYVVSPNGKGKFRTISEAIKAIPEKNKQRVILDIQPGTYKEKFLIPTTKPFVTFLGNPRNPPVITWDDTAGTRGKDGAPIGTLGSATVAIESDYFMASGIVFKNHAPLAPPGAKGGQAVALRVFGTKAAFYNCTFDGGQDTLYDNKGLHYFKNCVVKGSVDFIFGFGRSLYVDCTMVSVTSQVAVLTAQQRSRSIAEATESGFSFVRCKIMGMGQIYLGRAWGDSSRVVYSFTDMGKEVIPVGWDGWNVEKPERTGVYYGEYKCSGPGAMSTQRIGWARVLDDTQARPFTGSHFVYGNSWILPPPK, encoded by the exons ATGGAGGGGGACAAGAGTAAAACTCCATCGTTTGCCATTGCCTTTCTTGTGCTGCTACTTCTAGCATCTTCGTTCCCGCCGGCGACTTCCCAGCACCAACAAGCCAGCTTCGTCATCGgtggcaatggcggcggcggcggaaacAAGCCAAGTTCAGGtagcgccggcggcggtggaggggcCGGCAGCTTCGACGACTTCATCACCAAAAATGTGCAGCACTACGCCGTGACCGAGCAGCTGTACGCGAGCAAGGCAAAAGCCAACGGTGGCAAGCTGCTAGACGCAGACCTGTCGGCAGCGGAGGCGGCCAAGGTGCGGTACGTGGTGAGCCCCAACGGCAAGGGCAAGTTCAGGACCATCAGCGAGGCCATTAAGGCCATCCCGGAGAAGAACAAGCAGAGGGTCATCCTTGACATTCAGCCCGGCACATACAA GGAGAAGTTCTTGATCCCGACGACGAAGCCTTTTGTCACGTTCCTAGGGAACCCGAGGAACCCGCCGGTGATCACGTGGGACGACACGGCGGGGACGCGCGGCAAGGACGGGGCGCCCATCGGCACATTGGGGAGCGCCACCGTGGCCATCGAGTCCGACTACTTCATGGCCTCTGGCATCGTGTTCAAGAACCACGCGCCGCTGGCACCCCCCGGCGCCAAAGGCGGGCAGGCGGTGGCGCTTCGCGTCTTCGGCACCAAGGCGGCCTTCTACAACTGCACCTTTGACGGCGGGCAGGACACGTTGTACGACAACAAGGGGCTCCACTACTTCAAGAACTGCGTGGTGAAGGGCAGTGTGGACTTCATCTTCGGCTTCGGGAGGTCGCTATACGTGGACTGCACCATGGTGTCGGTGACCTCGCAGGTGGCGGTGCTGACAGCACAGCAGCGGAGCCGGAGCATCGCGGAGGCGACGGAGAGCGGCTTCTCCTTCGTAAGGTGCAAGATCATGGGGATGGGGCAGATCTACCTGGGCCGGGCCTGGGGGGACTCGTCCAGGGTGGTCTACTCGTTTACCGACATGGGCAAGGAGGTCATCCCGGTTGGATGGGACGGATGGAACGTCGAGAAGCCCGAACG GACCGGGGTGTACTACGGGGAGTACAAGTGCAGCGGGCCTGGTGCGATGTCGACGCAGAGGATCGGGTGGGCGAGGGTGCTCGACGACACGCAGGCCAGGCCATTCACCGGCTCCCACTTCGTCTACGGCAACTCATGGATCCTGCCACCGCCCAAGTAG